Below is a window of Impatiens glandulifera chromosome 2, dImpGla2.1, whole genome shotgun sequence DNA.
gatgatattttatttctagaattaatgttacaaatactattatatttaaatcgataaaaaaaatatatgtatgaatattaagcTTTGAGGGCACCAAGTTTTGTGCTCGCCTCAGGCCTCGAAATCTCAGGTCCGGCACTGCCTGATTGTTAATCAATCTAGAAcaaacgttttttcttaaagaGCTTATTTTGATCACtctttttcataaatttgtCATTCAATTCTTGCCATAATTTATGTGCAGAAGTTTCGATTTTGGCggcatacttctgctctctaaATAGATACGGTCGAATTATTCTGCACGTTAGTCGATTTACAATACTCCATTCCTTTTCTTCTATATCATCTGACATTTTGACctcaatagaaaaaaatatataccaTGTTGGAAATGAAATCTAGAACTTCAcattgccacatgccgaaatgcccaaTACCATCAAATATTTCTACCGCAAATTTCAAATTTGACATTAGGATCCTCTTTGAGGATGACGAAGAGTTGGTGTCCTTTTGAAGACTCAGCCATCATGACAAGGATGAACCTTCGATTTTAATACTAATTGTTGTGGAAAACggacaaataaaaatataaacagaaaaaagaacacactaaagaatttgataacggagttcggttAAATGTTGTCTACgtcgagcactaaggctatcaattaataagaaaaagatatacaaatattgggtgTTTCGAATCAAAAGAAAGAGAGTtgtttttatatactaagaaccTTCTCAAACTCAATCATCATTCACATTTTAATTGTgccaaaaagtaaaaaaaaaaaatccaaataaaaaagtcaaaaaaaaaattaaattgccAAATCAAGGTTCTCAAATATCTCAAATCTTAGTATCACGAACATAATCGACCTTAACCCTTTAACCTGTTTCTCGGAACATAGCAATTAACATCcctaattaatattagttttctttatcgaattttaatttaacatttaatttttccTTATTCAATGATGGATTATACATTATTATGATCGATTCTATCAAACTAATGATGGGCAGATGATCTCTAGGTAGATCTTACGCATGATATCCACTTTATAACtgtcttaatttaatttatttatgtactttgaagaaattaaagaaattatgaTGAGATTCATATAAAGTGTGGAGGGTCTACTCAACacaatcacaaaaaaaaatgtggaCCCTCAATAGATGAGCATCATCATAATCGGTTACAGTTAGCCGCTAGAATCaagaattcgaatttattccaatttttaatcatttctatattattattattccacTCTTTCATTTCATCAACAATATACCTACCAAAGCCAGCTCATgcattttcaattattattatttttgtttctaatTTCCACAAAATTATTGACAGATAAAGAAACCGAATGAGCAACACCATCagaaaataattgtatattattaaaaatgaatgaaaaatattgactaaataaataaaggagTGTTACCCACTCtagtaaaatatttgataatctCAACCAAAAAAAACTCGAAAAATTCAACTACTTTGAGTCTTAAAGATCTAACTAGAGGTGGCGAATAACCTTGAAAGTAACATAAGCAACAAAGTTTTGATTGAATCGTAAGGTTTGTTTTACTTTCATTGgtcatttttataaaactaaaataagttattttaaagtTACAGTCATTAAacgttgaattttttttatacttatcatacaatttGACAAtctaaattctttttttaatttataaatattatttacaaattataatctcttatatataatttcttatttcaATTTTAGATGAGAAATAATtgcttattaaaaaaattaaacaaaactttaattattttttaaaattaaatagatttacATATTATAAGGTGCATGTGACTTCTTTTTGGTAAAGCACATTTTTGTGGTTGGGATGGTtctactttaattattattattattattattttaagatgcACTCACTCTATATaacttttcattaatttaattaaggcTATAAATCTTTACATTCAAcctgttttttaatttaatttttagaaacaTAATAACTTTATATGAATTATCACGATTAATGTGAAAACaactaaacataaaaaaaaaaaattagaaaaaaattaccCTAGTTTCAAATAAGTTCAATATCTgcttttatctaatttttaattaataatattttttttaaatcaatttatttcaaatgtatAGAACtatggataataataataataataatatttagtcCAGTGTAAGCATTGGATGCTAAGTCGTTGTTTGCAGTTAAGAGACGTGAAGGGttgtttgtttaataatttactAATAAGATGTGGTTTATGTAggcaaattattttatacattataaatattgaaaaaataaataaaaacagtacgtagaaaaatagtatttttaaaatgattactATAATTAATCACAACGcccaaaattaatgaaataaaaaataaagacttGTGTTAGGCTAGTCAGAAACAAAAGAGAaggaatttatatataaacttctttgatttatttatttaattttttataatttttttataaatattctttatatcattatactaattttaactattaaatcatttattttataactatcatattttatatgtaaaataatatgaGTTGAATGAATGGTACTACTCCGATTAAATAGAGATACATGTCATGGTCGAAATAGTAAATGAAAATCAAGTTTGGAGATGAATATTTCCATCCATGTCAGTTAgttttttaaatgagaaaaaataataacttgtttgtaatcaaaaaaaaaaaaaaattttaataaaaccaaataaaccataaaaccaaaatatcaaacaagctctacatgacaaatgaaaaaaaaaatgatgaatatacaaattcttcaaattaatatcttaattccATGATGAAATTtgtacatttttaatttaccaCAAATTTTGAAGCAATGAATATACAAAAGAGTCTTCAACAATTACATTTGTTTCAAAATTTCCCAAATCTTAAGAATCAATTCTACTTTTGCCTTTTTCTTTCATAATCCGGAAACCACAAAccttgatttattttattactatgaCTAGAGGATGGATTTACACATTCCTCCCTCTTCACTATGACCCACCCACCCACCCATCCACCCGACCCATTTCTCTCCTTTTAGTACAAAATTATACATAAGAACCAAATATGCAAAATATGGTACATTCAAAAAGAGGACCCCGATTAAACCTATGAGTTCTGGCTatccgaattttatttttattcattttcaaggctaaaatataatatatctttttaaaaaaataaagtcacTTAAGAGTATTCAAATCCTAGTGCTCAACATATAAAGAATAATACAACATGCTCGAAAAAATTAAACGAGCTTACATTGGTTGAGAAGCACATCAATTGATGGGTCCGACAAATTGGTCCGAGTAACTTGGAGTTCCCGGGGACCAAATGGGAACTACACCTCCGTCCCTCTCTCGACGCCCGACACTACTCGAAGATTCCACAGCCGAATCTTCCGGGTATTGCAAACCTCTACCAAAGTTGAACCGCATTTCCGTTGTTCTATGTTCTCGAACCATGTTCATGTTCGTCGGCACTTCCGCCCTTCTCTCCACTATGTCGCGCACGTCCATCGACGTTTCCTCCTCTTCGACGACCCTTATAAATGAAGAAGTCATGCTCGGAACCATTTGGTCTTCATAACGTCTCAAAGTAGTCGGGTTGTTGGTGTTGTTGATGTTGTTCCGGGCGGGGGCGGGTTGAAGATCCGTATCCATTAGTGTTTCTTGAGATGGAAACGCGATAATCGGTGTCAACTCCGAATCTCCGATCCCTTCTTCCGCCCCGTTCTCAGCCCCATCTCTAGACGATGCTTCCAACCGCCACATTTCCGAAACCGCCTCCCGAAGCCTGGCTTTCGCGTCGTCGATCCAGACAATAGGGAGCGGGTAATTCGAACCAAGCTCGATACCCCCGGCTTGAAGCACCGATCCCGGGGCATTCCAAGGATGGTGTATCCACTCCGTAGGCAATCTCGCAAGTTCGGGAAGCCATCGCCGAACGTATTCACCGTTCGGATCGAACTCGTAACCCTCAAACTGAGGATTATCTATCCGGTCCAATTCTCGAGCATCGGGAAGTGAACCGGATATATATTGCCAACCAAGAGCATCACTCTCGAGGTCCGCATCCAATAAAGTATCCCAAAAATACTTCATTCCCCATCTCCAAGGGAGTtgaagaactttcacaaagAAACTCGAGACCACGACCCGAATCCGATCGTGAAGCCATCCGGTTGCCCACAATTCTCGCATTCCCGCATCGACTAAAGGATACCCTGTTCTACCTTGTCTCCACGCCTTAAAGTAGCCTTCATCTACAATCCATGGAAAATACTTAAGGTGGCCAAGAAGAGGTCTTTCATGGCTATAAGGATGGTTAAAACTCATATATCTCGAATACTCTCTTAAACCAATAGATTTGAGAAAAAGATTAACACTTTCTTCCCCGGCTTTGTTTCCTTCGTTTGCCCATAAGGCTTGCTTCATTCGGACGAGGTGGAAGAGTTTACGAACACTAACTTCGCCGAAATGCAAATGAGGCGAAAGGAAAGAAGTGGTTGCACTATCAGCTTTCCTTCTGTTTACAGAGTAATCTATTAATCTCCCATTGATGAACGTGGTTAAAGCTTTATCGGCATTGCTCCAACCGGGTGACCATGCCCGAGCTAGAAGAGCATTACTACCCTTTTCTAGTTCATCCTCAAAAGCTAGAGTATCTGATAAACACCTTGAGCTATCACctgaaacaaaaacaaatcaaaccaaaccaaaccaaaccaaaccaaaccaaaccgcAATACATATGTTTGTAATTGTTTTCAAACAAAAGACATTCTAAGTGAGAATCGAATctataaaaaacatgaaaactgCATCAAAACCTGAGATGATCCTCTTAGGTGGGAGGAGTGGAGCCTCAGGATCAAAAGGCATAGTAAGACATCTTTCCCAAAAAGCAGAGAAAGTATTGAAAGAACAACCATCTTTATCATTAACTTCCCATGGTTCATACAATAAATCCGCGTTGTAAGATCGAACAACAATCCCTTGACCAGTTAATACTTCTTTAACTCTATGATCCTTAACAAGCGATAAAGgatctaaaaaaacataataaaaaaactcagtGTGACATAGTATCAAACAGTTGGTGTGCAAAAAAAACAAGAATTGAGGATTGATTTCAAACCGTATAAGTGATTAAAGAGTAGCTGAGTAGCGCCGGTGGATTTGATGATATCGATTAGAGACGAAAGAGAGTCGGTAGATCTTTTGGTAATGAGAGAAGTGCCGAGATTTCTTAAAGATGAATCAAGAAGAGATAAACTGTGTTTTAGCCACCATCTTGAAACTCTTCCAGGATTATAAGGACCTTCTTCTTCAGGTGCCCAAATGAAAACTGCAATTACAGATCCTGCTCTAACGCCGGCAGCTAATGCTGGATTATCTTCTACCCTAAGATCGCGTCTGAACCAGACTACGCTAGTGCTACATCCGCTTGACATTTTTTCAATTGGGATTTGATTAAAAGAGGGAATTTAAGTCATGGGGGAAGATTGGattgtgaaaaaaattgaaactttCCTAGTTTGTTGGGTAATTGTTGATTCTTGTTTTGCTTTGATTTTGgaggaaaagaagaaagaaccattgagaaagagagagagtgGGGAATAGAGTGCATTGACAAACAAATTGTAGCCAcaagttttgatttttattctttttatcttCTCTTCTTATCCTAAGTAAGAAAACAAATGTCTCTTTTTCTATTCAGAATTCGACAGGTTGTACAATATATGAGATGTCACAAGGGCCAAACCCATGTTTTTGTACAATACCAAATTTTGATTCATGCATTTAGTGCtcttagttaaataaaaaaaaaatcaaaagaaaactTGTGACAACATGTTTGACAAGATTGTGGGATTGGCGGTGAAAATCGAGGGCGGACAGGTGTGACGTCAATGTTTATCTCGACTCATATTTcggtttttagaatttttgtttgtttaccAAAGTAGAAACCAGTTGGGATCTCCCGTGACGGATTGCCCCCTCACGATGAGGGgtgtaattattttaaaaaaaatgcatttatccCCCCTCTCTATGAGAGGTCATAGGGATAATCTGTCAAGAGATTCGAACTGGCAAAAAAATTGAGAACGGAAAATGAAAAGCCTATAAATTCCGAGTAAAATGTGATAGGAGAAGAGGGGTAAGATTCATCGACGTGGATGTTCACTCTATACacaatttttgtaatgtttgttttttgaatttataacttGTGACTATATAGATtgtaggttttatttaattatcttttagTTTTCATCTTATTTTGGGATATTCAcacaaatatgaattaataaaatagcttacctctttaaaaaaaaaaattaaaacaaaggaTGAAAGGATTccttacttttaaaaaaatgataatcaaaatatttttattctttaatattttaaaatgctaTAAAAATCAGAATAAATACAATTTGGTTCTTAATTTGTATGATATGTAGATTGTCTATTGCACATCATACAATGATATGACATCCTTGGAGGACTTGGATTTCATTGAGTTTTGGTGTTCTACATTGTATAATTGTACTTTCTTTTGTTCTAGGCTTCTAGCCAATtattttatgttctttttaCTTATTTGGATTTGGACTTTTATTCTTCAATCAAGTTGtctttatttagtaaaaattgTGGCAACAATTTTTAGATATTGTGATTTTGTTATCACTAAGTTCAATTTTTGCCATAATATTTATATGACAATCTTATTACATTACATGCATTATATTCGTTTGATAGGTATTCAGCTAAACTCACCGATTATTTCTCGATTTTACATACAACTTCTTTTCCAATAGGTTTCTCTTATGTCGTGAAGAATTTTCGGCAAAGATTCAACAAAGAAGAAATAGTGCATCTCCTAtacttattttctaatataatcTTGTTTAGAATTCAACTTCTCAAACtaatatagtttattatttaaactcaattttttaatttcttttatatttaaatcttataacttattattaaatacattctaaatttaattatttatattttatttatatatatatatatatttgattatttatattttaatatatatatttaatttattatatttttataaatttaattatttatatttatattttaatatatatatatatatatatataaaaggtcaatacaatattatataaacgatATTCGTTAAAAAAACCAATACAAAAACACAAGTATTCACATTATCACGAAACACATTCGAAAAACAGTAAGATTAACTATTCGAGAGtagcaataaaaatattatctcacCAACGAACAAATATACcaaaaaatctaacattaacGAGTTCAGAGATCCTAAAAAAGATTAATGAGTTCACCGACCACCTTCattgatttttaaaaagatCACATTGTCGTCATAATAATAGCGTTGTAAAGTATTGCATTGGTCGATCACGATCATTGGATGTAATACGGTTCCTTTCGAACCAAACTATTCACTAGAAAATAATCAGGATATTGACACATCGACTCAATTCAACTGTACTCGTAATTTCTATTTAAACATCACAATAATCGACGATTGATTCAGACATCACTCACTCAATGTCAATAATATTTCAAAgtaacttaaaattataaaaagatacaacactcttataaaaaaaaataaaaaaaaaaaaaaacttctttcTACCGTTCAGACTTAATA
It encodes the following:
- the LOC124925316 gene encoding cryptochrome-1-like, which produces MSSGCSTSVVWFRRDLRVEDNPALAAGVRAGSVIAVFIWAPEEEGPYNPGRVSRWWLKHSLSLLDSSLRNLGTSLITKRSTDSLSSLIDIIKSTGATQLLFNHLYDPLSLVKDHRVKEVLTGQGIVVRSYNADLLYEPWEVNDKDGCSFNTFSAFWERCLTMPFDPEAPLLPPKRIISGDSSRCLSDTLAFEDELEKGSNALLARAWSPGWSNADKALTTFINGRLIDYSVNRRKADSATTSFLSPHLHFGEVSVRKLFHLVRMKQALWANEGNKAGEESVNLFLKSIGLREYSRYMSFNHPYSHERPLLGHLKYFPWIVDEGYFKAWRQGRTGYPLVDAGMRELWATGWLHDRIRVVVSSFFVKVLQLPWRWGMKYFWDTLLDADLESDALGWQYISGSLPDARELDRIDNPQFEGYEFDPNGEYVRRWLPELARLPTEWIHHPWNAPGSVLQAGGIELGSNYPLPIVWIDDAKARLREAVSEMWRLEASSRDGAENGAEEGIGDSELTPIIAFPSQETLMDTDLQPAPARNNINNTNNPTTLRRYEDQMVPSMTSSFIRVVEEEETSMDVRDIVERRAEVPTNMNMVREHRTTEMRFNFGRGLQYPEDSAVESSSSVGRRERDGGVVPIWSPGTPSYSDQFVGPIN